The following proteins come from a genomic window of Tenebrio molitor chromosome 9, icTenMoli1.1, whole genome shotgun sequence:
- the LOC138139086 gene encoding potassium/sodium hyperpolarization-activated cyclic nucleotide-gated channel 1-like codes for MRESKSLNTLGYFSRMKKSAAQLSVRKIHNHTCHLPLEDDEVNNRIYTGVLVSFRRRLWKFVTVSGANPDSKRVLKSTAQIYIEELRHFDNYSFIVHPFSQARFYWEMFMIPIFLLIFVVIPIDIALPQTSHGIMSFKLFLDVVSHVDIILYFFTGYFDERKQLIVMRFRKVVKHYLFTYFIFDLASSQPMNLYLDRHEGIYQPWKVISLLKMVRLPTLCNYLTKLSEVTNCCTSNIKFITFTIWLCVLMAWTSSVVYMVIKMLHPEPLLRRAVGDIPMLMTSFRVVRTFMNVGITETVNASRFVMLLEIACITFGSVLEIIILAKTMQVFQKRSSSRNKYNNLLEEIGEYMKYKELPNRLKDKIFRYVDFKFQKHIFREEDVLNNLSSVLKQDILLQRCQRMVEKVDFFRDLPTSVMLRIVTKLRSEIFLPSDVIVLAGYAGHAMYFIYMGTVAVYTGNGKEICHLEDGSHFGEIALVINEPRVATVIAVKECELFKLSRRDFQEAIEPFPELNKKIRRLAMARLENTLQMMSDNKESMQTMPEVKDEKKVRIESDAEDDEDEY; via the exons ATGCGTGAGTCAAAGAGTTTAAACACTTTGGGATATTTCTCAAGGATGAAAAAATCTGCCGCCCAGCTGAGCGTCCGCAAAATACACAACCACACCTGCCATCTGCCTCTGGAAGATGACGAAGTGAACAATCGAATCTACACCGGAGTCCTTGTGTCGTTTCGACGACGTTTGTGGAAATTTGTGACAGTAAGTGGCGCCAATCCCGACAGCAAGAGGGTCTTGAAGTCGACGGCACAGATATACATCGAGGAGTTGCGCCATTTCGACAACTACTCCTTCATCGTGCATCCTTTCAGCCAAGCGCGGTTTTACTGGGAAATGTTCATGATTCCTATCTTTCTGCTCATTTTCGTCGTTATACCGATAGACATTGCGTTACCTCAGACTTCACATGGCATCATgtcttttaaattatttctggaCGTGGTATCGCACGTGGACATAATTTTGTACTTCTTTACCGGATATTTCGACGAGCGCAAGCAACTCATAGTAATGAGATTTCGCAAAGTGGTCAAACATTACTTGTTCACATACTTCATCTTCGATCTTGCATCCTCCCAACCGATGAATCTTTATCTGGATCGACATGAAGGTATCTACCAACCCTGGAAGGTCATCTCGTTACTTAAAATGGTGCGCTTGCCCACTCTATGTAATTACTTAACGAAGCTCAGCGAG GTGACCAACTGCTGCACGTCAaacataaaattcataacttttacAATATGGCTGTGCGTCCTGATGGCGTGGACCAGCAGTGTTGTATACAtggtaataaaaatgttgcacCCAGAACCATTGCTGAGGCGGGCAGTTGGTGACATACCAATGTTGATGACTTCTTTCCGAGTGGTTCGAACTTTTATGAATGTTGGAATCACCGAGACCGTCAACGCCAGCAGATTTGTAATGTTGCTGGAAATCGCCTGCATCACATTTGGTAGCGTCCTCGAAATAATAATCCTAG CAAAGACGATGCAAGTCTTCCAGAAGCGCTCTAGCTCCCGCAACAAATACAACAACCTCCTCGAGGAAATCGGCGAGTACATGAAATACAAAGAGCTTCCGAACCGCCTCAAGGACAAGATCTTCAGATACGTCGACTTCAAATTCCAGAAGCACATCTTCCGGGAGGAGGACGTGTTGAACAACTTGTCTTCCGTGCTGAAACAAGACATTCTTTTGCAGAGGTGCCAGAGGATGGTGGAGAAAGTCGACTTCTTCAGAGACTTGCCCACATCCGTGATGTTGAGAATAGTGACGAAGCTGCGCTCGGAGATCTTTTTGCCCAGCGATGTGATAGTGTTGGCGGGATACGCGGGACACGCCATGTACTTCATCTACATGGGGACGGTGGCGGTGTACACTGGGAACGGCAAGGAG ATATGTCACCTCGAAGACGGGAGTCACTTCGGGGAGATAGCGTTGGTGATCAACGAGCCGAGAGTGGCCACCGTTATTGCGGTCAAAGAATGCGAGCTGTTCAAGCTGAGCAGGAGAGACTTTCAAGAAGCGATCGAGCCGTTTCCAGAATTGAACAAGAAGATCCGAAGATTGGCGATGGCTAGATTGGAGAATACGTTACAGATGATGTCGGACAATAAAGAAAGTATGCAGACGATGCCGGAAGTTAAAGACGAGAAGAAGGTGCGGATAGAGTCAGATGCAGAGGACGACGAAGACGAGTACTAG